A genomic stretch from Phoenix dactylifera cultivar Barhee BC4 unplaced genomic scaffold, palm_55x_up_171113_PBpolish2nd_filt_p 000051F, whole genome shotgun sequence includes:
- the LOC120104623 gene encoding uncharacterized protein LOC120104623: MCPSKNTHHVDPTVSSIAPQPSFTSFKSSIVNSSSQQSIPARFSSSRKGLQYSPTEAIEDIPACSRFSPIQPTKDIRNDAVKSPRFPSGFPLQFQPKKMKRKFSLFPPFPKQEPSRFFSQVLPFPQKLPNRRKPTRFQALQPFLEESQEASRSSSQSISSSKSSPQVALSNIPKSATSSLKSHHKMCNRLLPKIYSESTVCRDERRPVRRSRISGPSSLFQDSKCRVGENLSTFIRSRSLLVIM, from the exons ATGTGTCCATCAAAGAACACCCATCATGTGGATCCCACGGTATCCTCTATCGCACCTCAGCCCAGTTTCACATCATTTAAGAGCTCCATCGTGAATTCCTCATCCCAACAAAGCATCCCAGCCCGGTTCTCCTCTTCCCGAAAAGGACTCCAATACAGCCCAACCGAAGCAATTGAAGACATTCCAGCCTGCAGCCGGTTCTCCCCGATTCAGCCAACGAAGGATATTCGAAATGATGCTGTGAAGAGTCCCCGTTTCCCATCGGGATTTCCCTTGCAGTTCCAgccgaagaagatgaagaggaagttCAGCCTTTTTCCTCCTTTCCCGAAGCAAGAACCCAGCCGGTTCTTCTCCCAGGTTCTTCCCTTCCCGCAGAAGCTCCCAAACCGAAGAAAACCCACCCGGTTCCAAGCCCTCCAGCCGTTCCTTGAAGAATCCCAAGAGGCATCCCGTTCTTCTTCCCAAAGCATTTCAAGCTCCAAGTCTTCTCCCCAGGTGGCTCTTTCCAACATTCCAAAGTCAGCCACGTCTTCATTAAAATCCCATCACAAGATGTGCAACCGGCTTCTTCCCAAG ATCTACTCGGAGTCCACCGTGTGCCGAGACGAAAGGCGGCCCGTTCGACGATCCCGGATCTCAGGGCCTTCCTCCCTCTTCCAGGATTCCAAGTGTCGTGTCGGTGAGAATCTTTCCACTTTTATCAGGAGTAGATCGTTATTGGTAATCATGTGA
- the LOC120103921 gene encoding uncharacterized protein LOC120103921, which produces MCPSKNTHHVDPTVSSIAPQPGFTSFKSSIVNSSSQQSIPARFSSSRKGLQYSPTEAIEDIPACSRFSPIQPTKDIRNDAVKSPRFPSGFPLQFQPKKMKRKFSLFPPFPKQEPSRFFSQVLPFPQKLPNRRKPTRFQALQPFLEESQEASRSSSQSISSSKSSPQVALSNIPKSATSSLKSHHKMCNRLLPKIYSESTVCRDERRPVRRSRISGPSSLFQDSKRRVGENLSTFIRSRSLLVIM; this is translated from the exons ATGTGTCCATCAAAGAACACCCATCATGTGGATCCCACGGTATCCTCTATCGCACCTCAGCCCGGTTTCACATCATTTAAGAGCTCCATCGTGAATTCCTCATCCCAACAAAGCATCCCAGCCCGGTTCTCCTCTTCCCGAAAAGGACTCCAATACAGCCCAACCGAAGCAATTGAAGACATTCCAGCCTGCAGCCGGTTCTCCCCGATTCAGCCAACGAAGGATATTCGAAATGATGCTGTGAAGAGTCCCCGTTTTCCATCGGGATTTCCCTTGCAGTTCCAgccgaagaagatgaagaggaagttCAGCCTTTTTCCTCCTTTCCCGAAGCAAGAACCCAGCCGGTTCTTCTCCCAGGTTCTTCCCTTCCCGCAGAAGCTCCCAAACCGAAGAAAACCCACCCGGTTCCAAGCCCTCCAGCCGTTCCTTGAAGAATCCCAAGAGGCATCCCGTTCTTCTTCCCAAAGCATTTCAAGCTCCAAGTCTTCTCCCCAGGTGGCTCTTTCCAACATTCCAAAGTCAGCCACGTCTTCATTAAAATCCCATCACAAGATGTGCAACCGGCTTCTTCCCAAG ATCTACTCGGAGTCCACCGTGTGCCGAGACGAAAGGCGGCCCGTTCGACGATCCCGGATCTCAGGGCCTTCCTCCCTCTTCCAGGATTCCAAGCGTCGTGTCGGTGAGAATCTTTCCACTTTTATCAGGAGTAGATCGTTATTGGTAATCATGTGA